The proteins below are encoded in one region of Mus caroli chromosome 10, CAROLI_EIJ_v1.1, whole genome shotgun sequence:
- the Mex3d gene encoding RNA-binding protein MEX3D isoform X1 gives MPGSTGQPDAGGAGTGTTAGDPGHPHPALAGAEDAAPRPPPEPDDAAAALRLALDQLSALGLGGARPGDEGMATRSADGATERGEDEPAPPDELEVAVAPPVTGAPSMGVGPSMALAPSVTCAPSMALAPSVTSAPSMALAPSVTCAPCMAVAPSVTVAPSMALTPSVTLAPTMAVASSVAPGGLPLLDPDVSPRPSPPDVFASFAPHPAALGPSTLLAEQLNVIGSRKKSVNMTECVPVPSSEHVAEIVGRQGCKIKALRAKTNTYIKTPVRGEEPVFIVTGRKEDVEMAKREILSAAEHFSLIRATRSKAGGLSGATPGPPNLPGQTTIQVRVPYRVVGLVVGPKGATIKRIQQRTHTYIVTPGRDKEPVFAVTGMPENVDRAREEIEAHITLRTGAFTDAGPDSDFHANGTDVCLDLLGAAASLWAKAPHPGRRPPAATGGLRGDNALGAASTPEPFYVGSRGGPPLPDPSPSSPYGGSGNGGFTFGGDGPSAPTGTATPEDCDFGFDFLALDLTVPATATIWAPFERAAPLPAFSGCPAVNGAPAQPNTGTRRSSGGGAATTPRHSPTLPEPGGLSLELPLARRSVPDPVGAVPWRPPQSALPPFSGSTTFSTTPSLPSTTLASSTLDTVPSEGNHKPSTTAANSSVSTAAPGPPAAALARECVVCSEGEAMAALVPCGHNLFCMDCAVRICGKSEPECPACRTPATQAIRVEAISLRPSGSASVLDK, from the exons ATGCCGGGCTCCACCGGGCAGCCCGACGCGGGCGGCGCGGGAACCGGGACCACCGCCGGCGACCCCGGGCATCCGCACCCTGCACTCGCGGGAGCCGAGGATGCCGCGCCCCGGCCGCCACCCGAGCCCGACGACGCGGCCGCTGCGCTGCGCCTGGCGCTGGACCAGCTGTCCGCGCTCGGGCTGGGGGGCGCGCGCCCCGGAGATGAAGGGATGGCGACACGCAGCGCGGACGGGGCGACAGAACGCGGAGAGGATGAGCCCGCGCCCCCCGACGAGCTCGAGGTGGCCGTGGCGCCCCCGGTGACTGGTGCGCCCTCGATGGGCGTGGGACCCTCGATGGCCCTGGCACCCTCGGTGACTTGTGCACCCTCGATGGCCCTGGCACCCTCGGTGACCAGTGCACCCTCGATGGCCCTGGCACCCTCGGTGACTTGTGCACCCTGCATGGCTGTGGCACCCTCGGTGACGGTGGCACCCTCAATGGCACTGACACCCTCGGTGACCCTGGCACCCACGATGGCCGTGGCTTCTTCGGTGGCCCCCGGCGGGCTGCCTCTTTTGGACCCCGACGTGAGCCCCCGGCCATCACCCCCAGACGTGTTCGCCAGCTTCGCGCCACACCCGGCTGCCCTGGGTCCCTCGACGCTGCTGGCTGAGCAGTTGAACGTGATCGGGAGTCGCAAGAAAAGCGTGAACATGACCGAGTGTGTGCCGGTGCCCAGCTCGGAGCATGTCGCGGAGATCGTGGGTCGTCAGG GGTGCAAGATCAAGGCCCTGCGTGCCAAGACCAATACCTACATCAAGACCCCAGTGCGCGGTGAGGAGCCAGTCTTCATCGTGACTGGGCGCAAGGAGGATGTGGAGATGGCCAAGCGGGAGATCCTGTCGGCCGCTGAGCACTTCTCGCTAATCCGAGCCACACGTAGCAAGGCGGGCGGGCTGTCGGGGGCCACTCCAGGCCCCCCTAACCTGCCGGGCCAGACCACCATCCAGGTGCGCGTGCCCTACCGCGTGGTGGGGCTGGTGGTGGGGCCCAAGGGCGCCACCATCAAACGGATCCAGCAAAGGACGCACACGTACATCGTGACTCCTGGGCGCGACAAGGAGCCAGTGTTCGCTGTGACCGGGATGCCCGAAAACGTTGACCGTGCGCGGGAAGAGATTGAGGCGCACATCACGCTGCGCACAGGGGCCTTCACTGATGCGGGCCCCGACAGTGACTTCCATGCCAATGGTACCGACGTGTGTCTAGACCTGTTAGGAGCTGCAGCCAGCCTCTGGGCCAAGGCCCCCCACCCAGGACGGAGGCCCCCCGCGGCCACCGGCGGCCTTCGAGGGGATAACGCCCTGGGTGCAGCCAGCACCCCTGAGCCCTTCTATGTGGGCAGCCGTGGAGGGCCGCCACTGCCGGACCCAAGTCCCAGCAGCCCCTATGGGGGCTCAGGCAATGGGGGCTTCACATTTGGTGGGGACGGTCCCAGTGCCCCAACGGGGACAGCCACCCCAGAGGACTGTGACTTTGGTTTTGACTTCCTGGCGCTAGACCTGACCGTGCCTGCCACGGCTACCATTTGGGCGCCCTTCGAGAGAGCCGCGCCCCTGCCAGCCTTCAGCGGCTGCCCCGCAGTTAATGGGGCACCCGCGCAACCCAACACAGGCACACGGCGCAGTAGTGGCGGTGGGGCTGCCACCACGCCGCGCCACTCACCCACGCTGCCCGAGCCAGGAGGACTGAGCCTGGAGCTGCCGCTGGCGCGTCGAAGCGTCCCAGATCCAGTGGGTGCTGTGCCTTGGCGACCCCCGCAGAGCGCGCTGCCGCCTTTCTCTGGCAGTACCACCTTCTCCACAACCCCCTCTCTGCCCAGTACAACCCTGGCATCCTCCACCCTAGACACTGTCCCCTCGGAAGGCAACCACAAGCCATCTACCACAGCAGCGAACTCCTCTGTGTCTACTGCAGCCCCTGGCCCACCCGCGGCAGCCTTGGCTCGAGAGTGCGTGGTGTGCTCCGAAGGTGAGGCCATGGCTGCGTTGGTCCCCTGTGGCCACAACCTCTTCTGCATGGATTGTGCTGTCCGCATCTGCGGGAAGAGTGAACCAGAGTGTCCCGCCTGCCGCACGCCGGCCACCCAAGCCATTC GCGTCGAGGCCATCAGCTTGCGGCCCAGCGGCAGCGCCTCCGTTCTTGACAAGTGA
- the Mex3d gene encoding RNA-binding protein MEX3D isoform X2 produces the protein MPGSTGQPDAGGAGTGTTAGDPGHPHPALAGAEDAAPRPPPEPDDAAAALRLALDQLSALGLGGARPGDEGMATRSADGATERGEDEPAPPDELEVAVAPPVTGAPSMGVGPSMALAPSVTCAPSMALAPSVTSAPSMALAPSVTCAPCMAVAPSVTVAPSMALTPSVTLAPTMAVASSVAPGGLPLLDPDVSPRPSPPDVFASFAPHPAALGPSTLLAEQLNVIGSRKKSVNMTECVPVPSSEHVAEIVGRQGCKIKALRAKTNTYIKTPVRGEEPVFIVTGRKEDVEMAKREILSAAEHFSLIRATRSKAGGLSGATPGPPNLPGQTTIQVRVPYRVVGLVVGPKGATIKRIQQRTHTYIVTPGRDKEPVFAVTGMPENVDRAREEIEAHITLRTGAFTDAGPDSDFHANGTDVCLDLLGAAASLWAKAPHPGRRPPAATGGLRGDNALGAASTPEPFYVGSRGGPPLPDPSPSSPYGGSGNGGFTFGGDGPSAPTGTATPEDCDFGFDFLALDLTVPATATIWAPFERAAPLPAFSGCPAVNGAPAQPNTGTRRSSGGGAATTPRHSPTLPEPGGLSLELPLARRSVPDPVGAVPWRPPQSALPPFSGSTTFSTTPSLPSTTLASSTLDTVPSEGNHKPSTTAANSSVSTAAPGPPAAALARECVVCSEGEAMAALVPCGHNLFCMDCAVRICGKSEPECPACRTPATQAIHIFS, from the exons ATGCCGGGCTCCACCGGGCAGCCCGACGCGGGCGGCGCGGGAACCGGGACCACCGCCGGCGACCCCGGGCATCCGCACCCTGCACTCGCGGGAGCCGAGGATGCCGCGCCCCGGCCGCCACCCGAGCCCGACGACGCGGCCGCTGCGCTGCGCCTGGCGCTGGACCAGCTGTCCGCGCTCGGGCTGGGGGGCGCGCGCCCCGGAGATGAAGGGATGGCGACACGCAGCGCGGACGGGGCGACAGAACGCGGAGAGGATGAGCCCGCGCCCCCCGACGAGCTCGAGGTGGCCGTGGCGCCCCCGGTGACTGGTGCGCCCTCGATGGGCGTGGGACCCTCGATGGCCCTGGCACCCTCGGTGACTTGTGCACCCTCGATGGCCCTGGCACCCTCGGTGACCAGTGCACCCTCGATGGCCCTGGCACCCTCGGTGACTTGTGCACCCTGCATGGCTGTGGCACCCTCGGTGACGGTGGCACCCTCAATGGCACTGACACCCTCGGTGACCCTGGCACCCACGATGGCCGTGGCTTCTTCGGTGGCCCCCGGCGGGCTGCCTCTTTTGGACCCCGACGTGAGCCCCCGGCCATCACCCCCAGACGTGTTCGCCAGCTTCGCGCCACACCCGGCTGCCCTGGGTCCCTCGACGCTGCTGGCTGAGCAGTTGAACGTGATCGGGAGTCGCAAGAAAAGCGTGAACATGACCGAGTGTGTGCCGGTGCCCAGCTCGGAGCATGTCGCGGAGATCGTGGGTCGTCAGG GGTGCAAGATCAAGGCCCTGCGTGCCAAGACCAATACCTACATCAAGACCCCAGTGCGCGGTGAGGAGCCAGTCTTCATCGTGACTGGGCGCAAGGAGGATGTGGAGATGGCCAAGCGGGAGATCCTGTCGGCCGCTGAGCACTTCTCGCTAATCCGAGCCACACGTAGCAAGGCGGGCGGGCTGTCGGGGGCCACTCCAGGCCCCCCTAACCTGCCGGGCCAGACCACCATCCAGGTGCGCGTGCCCTACCGCGTGGTGGGGCTGGTGGTGGGGCCCAAGGGCGCCACCATCAAACGGATCCAGCAAAGGACGCACACGTACATCGTGACTCCTGGGCGCGACAAGGAGCCAGTGTTCGCTGTGACCGGGATGCCCGAAAACGTTGACCGTGCGCGGGAAGAGATTGAGGCGCACATCACGCTGCGCACAGGGGCCTTCACTGATGCGGGCCCCGACAGTGACTTCCATGCCAATGGTACCGACGTGTGTCTAGACCTGTTAGGAGCTGCAGCCAGCCTCTGGGCCAAGGCCCCCCACCCAGGACGGAGGCCCCCCGCGGCCACCGGCGGCCTTCGAGGGGATAACGCCCTGGGTGCAGCCAGCACCCCTGAGCCCTTCTATGTGGGCAGCCGTGGAGGGCCGCCACTGCCGGACCCAAGTCCCAGCAGCCCCTATGGGGGCTCAGGCAATGGGGGCTTCACATTTGGTGGGGACGGTCCCAGTGCCCCAACGGGGACAGCCACCCCAGAGGACTGTGACTTTGGTTTTGACTTCCTGGCGCTAGACCTGACCGTGCCTGCCACGGCTACCATTTGGGCGCCCTTCGAGAGAGCCGCGCCCCTGCCAGCCTTCAGCGGCTGCCCCGCAGTTAATGGGGCACCCGCGCAACCCAACACAGGCACACGGCGCAGTAGTGGCGGTGGGGCTGCCACCACGCCGCGCCACTCACCCACGCTGCCCGAGCCAGGAGGACTGAGCCTGGAGCTGCCGCTGGCGCGTCGAAGCGTCCCAGATCCAGTGGGTGCTGTGCCTTGGCGACCCCCGCAGAGCGCGCTGCCGCCTTTCTCTGGCAGTACCACCTTCTCCACAACCCCCTCTCTGCCCAGTACAACCCTGGCATCCTCCACCCTAGACACTGTCCCCTCGGAAGGCAACCACAAGCCATCTACCACAGCAGCGAACTCCTCTGTGTCTACTGCAGCCCCTGGCCCACCCGCGGCAGCCTTGGCTCGAGAGTGCGTGGTGTGCTCCGAAGGTGAGGCCATGGCTGCGTTGGTCCCCTGTGGCCACAACCTCTTCTGCATGGATTGTGCTGTCCGCATCTGCGGGAAGAGTGAACCAGAGTGTCCCGCCTGCCGCACGCCGGCCACCCAAGCCATTCATATCTTTTCCTAG
- the Mbd3 gene encoding methyl-CpG-binding domain protein 3 isoform X2, whose product MERKRWECPALPQGWEREEVPRRSGLSAGHRDVFYYSPSGKKFRSKPQLARYLGGSMDLSTFDFRTGKMLMNKMNKSRQRVRYDSSNQVKGKPDLNTALPVRQTASIFKQPVTKITNHPSNKVKSDPQKAVDQPRQLFWEKKLSGLSAFDIAEELVRTMDLPKGLQGVGPGCTDETLLSAIASALHTSTLPITGQLSAAVEKNPGVWLNTAQPLCKAFMVTDDDIRKQEELVQQVRKRLEEALMADMLAHVEELARDGEAPLDKACAEEEEEEEEEEEEPEPERV is encoded by the exons ATGGAGCGGAAGAGGTGGGAGTGCCCGGCGCTCCCGCAGGgctgggaaagggaagaagtgcCCAGGAGGTCGGGGCTGTCGGCCGGCCACAGGGATGTCTTTTACTATAG CCCCAGCGGGAAGAAGTTCCGCAGCAAGCCACAACTGGCACGTTACCTGGGCGGATCCATGGACCTCAGTACCTTCGACTTCCGCACCGGAAAGATGTTGATGAACAAGATGAATAAGAGCCGCCAGCGTGTGCGCTATGATTCTTCCAACCAGGTCAAG GGCAAGCCTGACCTGAACACTGCGCTGCCTGTACGGCAGACTGCGTCCATCTTCAAGCAACCGGTGACCAAGATCACCAACCACCCCAGCAACAAGGTCAAGAGCGACCCGCAGAAGGCAGTGGATCAGCCGAGGCAG CTTTTCTGGGAGAAGAAGCTGAGTGGATTGAGTGCCTTTGACATTGCAGAAGAACTGGTCAGGACCATGGATTTGCCCAAGGGCCTGCAGG GAGTGGGCCCCGGCTGTACAGATGAGACGCTGCTGTCAGCCATTGCGAGTGCTCTACACACCAGCACCCTGCCCATTACAGGCCAGCTCTCAGCAGCCGTGGAGAAGAACCCCGGTGTGTGGCTGAACACTGCGCAGCCACTGTGCAAAGCCTTCATGGTGACAGATGACGACATCAG gaagcaggaggagctggTACAGCAGGTGCGGAAGCGCCTGGAGGAGGCACTGATGGCCGACATGCTAGCTCATGTGGAGGAGCTCGCCCGCGACGGGGAGGCACCACTGGACAAGGCctgtgcagaggaggaagaggaggaggaagaagaggaggaagagccgGAGCCAGAGCGTGTGTAG
- the Mbd3 gene encoding methyl-CpG-binding domain protein 3 isoform X1: MERKRWECPALPQGWEREEVPRRSGLSAGHRDVFYYSPSGKKFRSKPQLARYLGGSMDLSTFDFRTGKMLMNKMNKSRQRVRYDSSNQVKALAKHLPGPSNPPWTPVGAARCRVFSPQGKPDLNTALPVRQTASIFKQPVTKITNHPSNKVKSDPQKAVDQPRQLFWEKKLSGLSAFDIAEELVRTMDLPKGLQGVGPGCTDETLLSAIASALHTSTLPITGQLSAAVEKNPGVWLNTAQPLCKAFMVTDDDIRKQEELVQQVRKRLEEALMADMLAHVEELARDGEAPLDKACAEEEEEEEEEEEEPEPERV, from the exons ATGGAGCGGAAGAGGTGGGAGTGCCCGGCGCTCCCGCAGGgctgggaaagggaagaagtgcCCAGGAGGTCGGGGCTGTCGGCCGGCCACAGGGATGTCTTTTACTATAG CCCCAGCGGGAAGAAGTTCCGCAGCAAGCCACAACTGGCACGTTACCTGGGCGGATCCATGGACCTCAGTACCTTCGACTTCCGCACCGGAAAGATGTTGATGAACAAGATGAATAAGAGCCGCCAGCGTGTGCGCTATGATTCTTCCAACCAGGTCAAG GCTCTGGCTAAGCACCTCCCTGGCCCCTCCAACCCTCCATGGACCCCGGTCGGAGCGGCCCGCTGCAGAGTCTTCTCCCCCCAGGGCAAGCCTGACCTGAACACTGCGCTGCCTGTACGGCAGACTGCGTCCATCTTCAAGCAACCGGTGACCAAGATCACCAACCACCCCAGCAACAAGGTCAAGAGCGACCCGCAGAAGGCAGTGGATCAGCCGAGGCAG CTTTTCTGGGAGAAGAAGCTGAGTGGATTGAGTGCCTTTGACATTGCAGAAGAACTGGTCAGGACCATGGATTTGCCCAAGGGCCTGCAGG GAGTGGGCCCCGGCTGTACAGATGAGACGCTGCTGTCAGCCATTGCGAGTGCTCTACACACCAGCACCCTGCCCATTACAGGCCAGCTCTCAGCAGCCGTGGAGAAGAACCCCGGTGTGTGGCTGAACACTGCGCAGCCACTGTGCAAAGCCTTCATGGTGACAGATGACGACATCAG gaagcaggaggagctggTACAGCAGGTGCGGAAGCGCCTGGAGGAGGCACTGATGGCCGACATGCTAGCTCATGTGGAGGAGCTCGCCCGCGACGGGGAGGCACCACTGGACAAGGCctgtgcagaggaggaagaggaggaggaagaagaggaggaagagccgGAGCCAGAGCGTGTGTAG
- the Mbd3 gene encoding methyl-CpG-binding domain protein 3 isoform X3, translating to MERKSPSGKKFRSKPQLARYLGGSMDLSTFDFRTGKMLMNKMNKSRQRVRYDSSNQVKALAKHLPGPSNPPWTPVGAARCRVFSPQGKPDLNTALPVRQTASIFKQPVTKITNHPSNKVKSDPQKAVDQPRQLFWEKKLSGLSAFDIAEELVRTMDLPKGLQGVGPGCTDETLLSAIASALHTSTLPITGQLSAAVEKNPGVWLNTAQPLCKAFMVTDDDIRKQEELVQQVRKRLEEALMADMLAHVEELARDGEAPLDKACAEEEEEEEEEEEEPEPERV from the exons ATGGAGCGGAAGAG CCCCAGCGGGAAGAAGTTCCGCAGCAAGCCACAACTGGCACGTTACCTGGGCGGATCCATGGACCTCAGTACCTTCGACTTCCGCACCGGAAAGATGTTGATGAACAAGATGAATAAGAGCCGCCAGCGTGTGCGCTATGATTCTTCCAACCAGGTCAAG GCTCTGGCTAAGCACCTCCCTGGCCCCTCCAACCCTCCATGGACCCCGGTCGGAGCGGCCCGCTGCAGAGTCTTCTCCCCCCAGGGCAAGCCTGACCTGAACACTGCGCTGCCTGTACGGCAGACTGCGTCCATCTTCAAGCAACCGGTGACCAAGATCACCAACCACCCCAGCAACAAGGTCAAGAGCGACCCGCAGAAGGCAGTGGATCAGCCGAGGCAG CTTTTCTGGGAGAAGAAGCTGAGTGGATTGAGTGCCTTTGACATTGCAGAAGAACTGGTCAGGACCATGGATTTGCCCAAGGGCCTGCAGG GAGTGGGCCCCGGCTGTACAGATGAGACGCTGCTGTCAGCCATTGCGAGTGCTCTACACACCAGCACCCTGCCCATTACAGGCCAGCTCTCAGCAGCCGTGGAGAAGAACCCCGGTGTGTGGCTGAACACTGCGCAGCCACTGTGCAAAGCCTTCATGGTGACAGATGACGACATCAG gaagcaggaggagctggTACAGCAGGTGCGGAAGCGCCTGGAGGAGGCACTGATGGCCGACATGCTAGCTCATGTGGAGGAGCTCGCCCGCGACGGGGAGGCACCACTGGACAAGGCctgtgcagaggaggaagaggaggaggaagaagaggaggaagagccgGAGCCAGAGCGTGTGTAG
- the Mbd3 gene encoding methyl-CpG-binding domain protein 3 isoform X4 — MERKSPSGKKFRSKPQLARYLGGSMDLSTFDFRTGKMLMNKMNKSRQRVRYDSSNQVKGKPDLNTALPVRQTASIFKQPVTKITNHPSNKVKSDPQKAVDQPRQLFWEKKLSGLSAFDIAEELVRTMDLPKGLQGVGPGCTDETLLSAIASALHTSTLPITGQLSAAVEKNPGVWLNTAQPLCKAFMVTDDDIRKQEELVQQVRKRLEEALMADMLAHVEELARDGEAPLDKACAEEEEEEEEEEEEPEPERV, encoded by the exons ATGGAGCGGAAGAG CCCCAGCGGGAAGAAGTTCCGCAGCAAGCCACAACTGGCACGTTACCTGGGCGGATCCATGGACCTCAGTACCTTCGACTTCCGCACCGGAAAGATGTTGATGAACAAGATGAATAAGAGCCGCCAGCGTGTGCGCTATGATTCTTCCAACCAGGTCAAG GGCAAGCCTGACCTGAACACTGCGCTGCCTGTACGGCAGACTGCGTCCATCTTCAAGCAACCGGTGACCAAGATCACCAACCACCCCAGCAACAAGGTCAAGAGCGACCCGCAGAAGGCAGTGGATCAGCCGAGGCAG CTTTTCTGGGAGAAGAAGCTGAGTGGATTGAGTGCCTTTGACATTGCAGAAGAACTGGTCAGGACCATGGATTTGCCCAAGGGCCTGCAGG GAGTGGGCCCCGGCTGTACAGATGAGACGCTGCTGTCAGCCATTGCGAGTGCTCTACACACCAGCACCCTGCCCATTACAGGCCAGCTCTCAGCAGCCGTGGAGAAGAACCCCGGTGTGTGGCTGAACACTGCGCAGCCACTGTGCAAAGCCTTCATGGTGACAGATGACGACATCAG gaagcaggaggagctggTACAGCAGGTGCGGAAGCGCCTGGAGGAGGCACTGATGGCCGACATGCTAGCTCATGTGGAGGAGCTCGCCCGCGACGGGGAGGCACCACTGGACAAGGCctgtgcagaggaggaagaggaggaggaagaagaggaggaagagccgGAGCCAGAGCGTGTGTAG
- the LOC110303676 gene encoding cytochrome b-c1 complex subunit 10 — translation MLSRFLGPRYRELARNWIPTAGMWGTVGAVGLVWATDWRLILDWVPYINGKFKKDD, via the exons ATGCTGAGCAGGTTTCTAGGCCCGCGCTACCGGGAACTGGCCAGAAACT GGATTCCCACAGCCGGCATGTGGGGCACTGTGGGTGCCGTGGGACTGGTGTGGGCCACGGACTGGCGGCTGATCCTGGACTGGGTGCCTTACATCAACGGCAAGTTTAAGAAGGACGATTag